A single Bacillus sp. HMF5848 DNA region contains:
- a CDS encoding SH3 domain-containing protein — translation MLRHKVLNCILSIFILVALVMPYSMASAQTGTIVVKVDSLNVRQGPSLAYPIIAKVKENETYDIISYKEDWLEIQLNNQTSGWVAGWLVEQVADTKKPNIEATNSVIISTVDDLRVRLGPGTTFQILGHLNKGDTATVLATNENWTKILFNNKEGWIFSEFTQNSITPVQSTHSNYTGTVIANLLNVRAEPSLDAKIVGKITANSTVTIVQQKDNWLQIQFSEQIAWIHRDFVKLSNEIEKNPTVPEPQQLQEQTNTPFIVKASILNVRDQGSLDGKIINKLKMGQTVSILQEKDSWAEIEWDTKQRGWVASWFLEESSSSPVETANTIDEEAFVTVLYNGTNIRKGPSTNNDVVARANEGETFSILDISGDWYKIMLPNKQPAFIAGWIVKANGGVKQIAKKGVEQYLANKTIVIDPGHGGRDDGTTGVRKTLEKEVTLRTAKLLYDKLKAAGANVVITRNSDTYVSLQSRVSTAHYHKADVFISLHFDSFQDPSTKGITSFYYNSNKDKALAQALHEQLIQKTGFADRGVRFGNYFVVRENKQAAVLLELGFLSNQAEEAAVKTSDFQEKATEAIFYGLVNYFK, via the coding sequence ATGTTACGTCACAAAGTTCTAAATTGTATTCTTAGTATTTTCATACTAGTGGCCTTAGTAATGCCTTACTCCATGGCATCTGCCCAAACTGGTACCATAGTAGTGAAGGTAGATTCATTGAATGTACGACAAGGACCAAGTTTAGCATATCCCATTATTGCGAAAGTTAAAGAGAATGAAACGTACGACATTATTTCGTATAAAGAGGATTGGCTTGAGATTCAGTTGAATAATCAAACGAGTGGTTGGGTGGCAGGCTGGCTAGTTGAGCAGGTTGCAGATACAAAAAAACCTAATATAGAAGCAACAAATTCAGTTATTATATCTACAGTAGATGATTTACGTGTTCGACTTGGGCCTGGAACGACCTTTCAAATACTTGGTCATTTAAATAAGGGAGACACGGCAACAGTATTAGCCACAAATGAAAATTGGACTAAGATTTTGTTTAACAATAAAGAAGGCTGGATTTTTAGTGAGTTTACACAGAATAGTATTACTCCTGTACAATCAACTCATTCAAATTATACAGGTACCGTCATTGCTAATTTATTAAATGTGCGTGCAGAACCATCATTAGACGCAAAGATTGTCGGTAAAATCACTGCTAACTCAACCGTCACTATCGTCCAGCAGAAAGACAATTGGTTGCAAATTCAGTTTTCAGAGCAAATAGCATGGATTCATCGTGATTTTGTTAAATTATCAAATGAAATAGAAAAGAATCCTACAGTACCTGAACCGCAGCAACTGCAAGAGCAAACTAACACACCTTTTATTGTGAAAGCTAGTATCTTAAACGTTCGTGACCAAGGTAGTCTCGACGGGAAAATTATTAATAAATTAAAAATGGGACAAACCGTTTCCATTTTACAAGAAAAAGACAGCTGGGCCGAAATAGAATGGGATACGAAGCAGCGTGGTTGGGTTGCTAGTTGGTTTTTAGAAGAGAGCTCATCTTCACCAGTAGAAACAGCAAATACTATTGATGAAGAGGCTTTCGTAACAGTATTATATAACGGCACAAATATCAGGAAAGGCCCGTCTACGAACAACGATGTCGTAGCTCGTGCGAATGAAGGAGAAACTTTCTCTATTTTAGATATTTCAGGTGATTGGTATAAAATTATGCTCCCAAATAAGCAACCTGCTTTTATTGCAGGATGGATTGTAAAGGCTAACGGTGGTGTAAAACAAATAGCGAAAAAAGGTGTCGAACAATACTTAGCAAATAAAACAATTGTTATTGATCCAGGACACGGCGGACGTGATGATGGAACTACTGGTGTAAGAAAAACACTAGAAAAAGAAGTCACATTACGAACAGCAAAGCTATTATATGACAAATTAAAAGCAGCAGGAGCCAATGTGGTTATAACGAGAAACAGTGATACATACGTATCTTTACAATCACGTGTAAGTACTGCCCACTATCATAAGGCAGATGTATTTATTAGTCTCCACTTTGATAGCTTCCAGGATCCTAGCACAAAAGGAATTACGTCTTTTTATTACAACAGCAACAAAGATAAGGCACTTGCACAAGCGTTACATGAACAGCTTATTCAGAAGACAGGCTTTGCTGACCGTGGAGTCCGTTTCGGAAATTATTTTGTAGTTCGTGAAAACAAACAAGCGGCTGTTTTACTAGAACTAGGGTTTTTAAGCAATCAAGCAGAAGAAGCAGCTGTTAAAACGAGTGATTTTCAGGAAAAAGCTACGGAAGCAATTTTTTACGGATTGGTTAACTATTTTAAATAA
- the hisS gene encoding histidine--tRNA ligase: MAFQIPRGTQDILPGEVEKWQFIEEKAKDICRRFQYREIRTPVFEHTELFLRGVGDTTDIVQKEMYTFLDRKERSLTLRPEGTASVVRSYVENKLYSDPNQPTKLFYIGPMFRYERPQQGRYRQFVQFGVEAIGSNDPAIDAEVISLAIEFYKSLGLKSLKLVINSLGDRDSRIAHRDALIRHFEPQIDEFCSDCKERLEKNPLRILDCKKDRDHELMKTAPAILQYLNDESSSYFSKVKQYLTDLGIDYVVDSGLVRGLDYYNHTAFEIMSEAKGFGSITTLCGGGRYNGLVEDIGGPDMPGIGFALSIERLLAALEAEKIQLPLEQSIDCYVVALGEQAENRAVTLLHECRKSGLAAEKDYQNRKLKGQFKAADRLHAKFVIVMGDDELQKGVANVKEMATGEQLEVSLNELVSYIQNKS, translated from the coding sequence ATGGCATTCCAAATACCTAGAGGAACACAAGATATCTTGCCAGGTGAAGTAGAAAAATGGCAATTTATTGAGGAAAAGGCAAAGGACATTTGCCGCAGATTTCAATACCGAGAGATTCGCACACCTGTTTTTGAGCATACTGAGCTCTTTTTACGAGGTGTTGGTGATACAACAGATATTGTTCAAAAAGAAATGTACACATTCCTAGATCGTAAAGAGAGGAGTCTTACTTTGCGACCTGAAGGAACTGCTTCGGTTGTGCGTTCTTATGTAGAAAACAAATTGTACAGTGATCCAAATCAACCGACAAAGCTTTTTTATATTGGTCCCATGTTTAGGTATGAACGACCACAGCAAGGACGTTATCGTCAATTTGTTCAATTCGGTGTTGAGGCAATTGGAAGTAATGATCCAGCGATTGATGCCGAAGTTATTTCACTGGCCATTGAGTTTTATAAATCACTTGGACTGAAAAGCTTAAAGCTTGTTATTAATAGTTTAGGCGATCGAGACAGCCGAATTGCTCACCGAGATGCTCTTATTCGTCACTTTGAACCACAAATTGATGAATTTTGTTCTGATTGTAAAGAGCGTCTGGAGAAAAATCCTTTACGTATTTTAGATTGTAAAAAAGACAGAGACCATGAATTGATGAAGACGGCGCCAGCAATTTTACAATATCTAAATGATGAATCTAGTTCATATTTTTCAAAAGTAAAACAATACTTAACTGATTTAGGAATTGACTACGTTGTTGATTCAGGACTTGTTCGTGGTCTTGACTATTACAATCACACTGCGTTTGAAATTATGAGTGAAGCGAAAGGCTTCGGTTCAATCACTACATTGTGTGGTGGTGGTCGATATAACGGTCTAGTTGAAGATATTGGTGGGCCTGATATGCCAGGCATCGGCTTTGCGCTAAGTATTGAAAGACTTCTTGCTGCTCTTGAAGCAGAAAAGATACAGTTACCATTAGAGCAATCAATAGATTGTTACGTTGTAGCTCTAGGTGAACAGGCCGAAAATCGTGCAGTCACATTGTTACATGAGTGTAGAAAAAGTGGACTAGCAGCGGAGAAAGATTATCAAAATCGTAAGCTTAAAGGTCAATTTAAGGCTGCTGATCGACTACACGCTAAATTTGTTATCGTTATGGGTGATGATGAATTACAAAAGGGTGTAGCTAACGTAAAAGAGATGGCGACTGGTGAACAGCTAGAAGTGTCGTTGAATGAACTTGTTTCATATATACAAAATAAATCATAA
- the dtd gene encoding D-aminoacyl-tRNA deacylase — protein MKVVVQRAKHAQVTVGDNIVGRIDYGLMVLVGVTHDDTEEDARYVAEKVANLRIFEDETGKMNLSLLDVKGAVLSVSQFTLYGDCRKGRRPNFMSAAKPDHATGIYELFNDSLRELGVLVETGAFGEMMDVTFTNDGPVTLIVESKTA, from the coding sequence ATGAAAGTAGTAGTCCAGCGAGCAAAGCATGCACAAGTTACCGTAGGTGATAATATCGTTGGGAGGATAGACTATGGCTTAATGGTTTTAGTCGGTGTAACTCATGACGATACTGAAGAGGATGCTCGTTATGTAGCTGAAAAAGTAGCAAACTTACGCATTTTTGAAGATGAAACAGGCAAGATGAATCTATCGCTATTAGATGTTAAAGGTGCTGTTTTATCAGTGTCACAATTTACTCTATATGGTGATTGTCGTAAAGGACGCCGACCAAACTTCATGTCTGCCGCTAAGCCCGACCATGCTACAGGTATTTATGAGCTTTTTAACGATTCTCTTAGAGAGCTTGGGGTGCTTGTCGAAACAGGTGCATTTGGTGAAATGATGGATGTGACATTTACAAATGATGGTCCTGTGACATTAATTGTTGAGAGTAAAACAGCTTAG
- a CDS encoding lipopolysaccharide assembly LapA domain-containing protein, with protein sequence MKKQWNLILSLIFALIVAVFAVINVNPVNVNYVFGASQLPLILVILGSTLMGGIIVGSVGLFRMYLTNRKLKQLTKEHEAVKAELEKVRTDLQECEEKEKSGMVQHELEMEETFMEDSSK encoded by the coding sequence ATGAAAAAACAATGGAATTTAATTTTAAGTTTAATTTTTGCATTAATTGTAGCGGTATTTGCGGTAATTAATGTGAATCCTGTAAACGTGAATTACGTTTTTGGAGCATCACAATTACCGCTCATCCTTGTTATATTAGGCTCTACGTTAATGGGAGGTATTATCGTTGGTTCAGTTGGCTTATTTCGTATGTATTTAACAAATCGAAAGCTTAAACAACTAACAAAGGAGCATGAAGCTGTAAAAGCAGAGCTTGAAAAAGTACGAACAGATTTGCAGGAGTGTGAGGAAAAAGAGAAAAGCGGTATGGTACAACATGAATTAGAAATGGAAGAAACTTTTATGGAAGATTCATCGAAATAA
- the recJ gene encoding single-stranded-DNA-specific exonuclease RecJ yields the protein MLSSKTRWSVNRPEANEVVALSKELGVEPLTAQLLYMRGHRTADKARAFLNVEEQEFYDPFLLNGMDKVVSRIKQAIENEEAILVYGDYDADGVSSTTVLMTALIRLGAKADFYIPNRFTEGYGPNEAAFTYAHESGYKVIITVDTGISALKEAKLAKDLGVDLIITDHHEPGVELPEAYAIIHPKVTGSQYPFHELAGVGVAFKLAHALLGHVPTDLLEVAAIGTIADLVPLRDENRIIAAKGIQLMRHTNRPGLLALLEICKMDKSDITEETIGFMIGPRINAAGRLDCADPAVHLLLTDDNEEAKDLAAELEQLNKERQELVNTMAKEALAEVESRQLRDDEASVIIVGKPGWNAGVIGIVASKLVEKYYRPTIVLSIDEQTGLAKGSARSIEGFDLFENLSTCRDILPHFGGHTMAAGMTLSVTHIDELQSRLNELAKKKLTKEDLRPITYVDVSCAVEDITIDTIQELNKLAPYGVDNPKPKILIDNVAYKEMRRIGSDGSHLKVQLAADMDITLDAIGFGLGELNEEISPLTNVSVVGELSINEWNNVRKPQIILRDLAVTEWQLFDWRGTRDLQKQISKLNNKYTKIIYFNDDVLTDLQFIKDQNICISAKEAASLSFQDEHIILADIPTNEGLLKEIFTDGTKPARIYAVFHQKDQHFFSTIPTRDHFKWYYAFLMKRNSFPLNRADELAKLRGWTKETIQFMTQVFFELDFVTITNGVVSLVNNKKKKDLTESPTYQQKQHQITLEQTYLYSSYRELKQMFDILFTRSIVS from the coding sequence ATGTTATCTTCAAAAACTCGCTGGAGTGTGAATAGGCCCGAGGCTAATGAAGTTGTGGCTTTATCAAAGGAACTCGGAGTAGAACCATTAACAGCACAACTGTTATATATGAGGGGACACCGCACTGCTGACAAAGCTCGTGCTTTTTTAAATGTAGAAGAACAAGAATTTTATGATCCTTTTTTACTTAATGGGATGGACAAAGTTGTGTCTCGCATAAAACAAGCAATTGAAAATGAAGAAGCTATCTTAGTGTATGGAGATTATGATGCAGACGGAGTAAGCTCTACTACGGTTTTAATGACAGCTTTAATTCGCCTTGGAGCGAAAGCTGATTTTTATATACCTAATAGATTTACAGAAGGATATGGCCCGAATGAAGCCGCTTTTACTTATGCACATGAAAGTGGGTACAAGGTTATTATAACTGTTGATACAGGGATATCAGCACTTAAGGAAGCAAAGCTTGCAAAAGATTTAGGTGTGGATTTAATTATAACTGACCACCATGAGCCAGGTGTTGAGCTTCCAGAAGCTTATGCTATTATTCATCCGAAAGTTACAGGTAGTCAATACCCTTTTCATGAACTAGCAGGAGTAGGTGTAGCATTTAAGCTAGCACACGCTTTATTAGGGCATGTTCCTACTGATTTGTTAGAAGTCGCAGCTATTGGTACGATTGCTGATTTAGTACCTTTACGAGATGAAAATCGCATAATAGCTGCAAAGGGTATACAACTCATGCGTCATACAAACCGCCCTGGTCTGTTAGCACTTCTTGAAATCTGTAAAATGGACAAGTCTGACATAACGGAAGAAACGATTGGATTTATGATTGGACCGCGTATCAACGCAGCGGGACGATTAGATTGTGCAGATCCAGCTGTTCATTTATTGTTAACAGATGATAATGAAGAAGCTAAAGACTTAGCGGCTGAGCTAGAGCAACTGAATAAAGAAAGACAAGAGCTCGTTAATACAATGGCTAAAGAAGCTCTTGCTGAGGTTGAGTCAAGGCAATTAAGAGATGATGAGGCTTCGGTCATTATAGTAGGTAAACCTGGCTGGAATGCAGGTGTTATTGGTATTGTTGCTTCAAAATTAGTCGAGAAGTATTATCGTCCGACTATTGTGTTAAGTATAGATGAACAAACAGGACTTGCAAAAGGTTCAGCAAGAAGTATTGAAGGCTTTGACTTATTTGAGAATTTATCAACTTGTCGAGATATTTTGCCTCATTTTGGTGGGCATACTATGGCTGCTGGCATGACGCTAAGTGTTACTCATATTGATGAACTTCAAAGTAGGTTAAATGAGCTAGCTAAAAAGAAGCTCACAAAAGAAGACTTACGTCCTATAACTTACGTGGATGTCTCTTGTGCTGTAGAGGATATTACGATTGATACCATTCAAGAACTAAATAAATTGGCTCCGTATGGTGTAGATAATCCTAAACCAAAAATACTAATAGATAATGTTGCTTACAAAGAGATGCGACGTATTGGCTCAGATGGTTCACATTTAAAGGTCCAACTAGCAGCCGATATGGACATTACTTTAGATGCTATTGGGTTTGGACTTGGAGAATTAAATGAAGAAATATCGCCTTTAACGAATGTATCAGTTGTCGGTGAGCTGTCGATAAATGAATGGAATAATGTGCGCAAGCCACAAATTATTCTTCGGGATTTAGCTGTTACAGAATGGCAGTTGTTTGATTGGCGGGGCACACGAGATCTTCAAAAGCAAATCAGTAAACTCAATAATAAGTATACAAAAATCATTTACTTTAATGATGATGTACTGACTGATTTACAGTTTATAAAAGATCAAAACATTTGTATTTCAGCTAAAGAGGCTGCCTCACTTAGTTTTCAAGATGAGCATATCATTTTAGCGGACATACCTACAAACGAGGGTCTGCTAAAGGAAATATTTACGGATGGAACAAAACCAGCTCGTATTTATGCAGTATTTCATCAAAAAGACCAACATTTCTTTAGTACTATTCCAACTAGAGACCATTTTAAATGGTATTATGCTTTTTTAATGAAGCGCAATTCGTTTCCGTTAAATCGTGCAGATGAGTTAGCTAAGTTAAGAGGATGGACGAAAGAAACAATTCAATTTATGACACAGGTGTTTTTTGAACTAGATTTTGTTACAATAACTAATGGTGTTGTGAGCTTAGTTAATAATAAAAAGAAGAAAGACTTAACAGAGTCACCAACATATCAACAAAAACAACATCAAATTACTTTAGAACAAACGTATTTGTATTCAAGCTATCGTGAGTTGAAACAAATGTTTGATATATTATTTACACGTTCAATCGTTTCGTGA
- a CDS encoding adenine phosphoribosyltransferase, which yields MDLKQFVTIVPDWPKPGIQFKDITTLMDNGDAFKYATDQIVEFAQEKKIDKIVGPEARGFIIGCPVAYSLGIGFAPVRKEGKLPRDVVKVEYGLEYGKDVLTMHKDAIRPGERVLITDDLLATGGTIDATIQLVEKLGGVVAGIAFLIELSYLNGRDKLNGYDVIALMKF from the coding sequence ATGGATTTAAAGCAATTTGTAACAATCGTACCTGACTGGCCTAAGCCTGGTATACAATTTAAAGATATCACGACATTAATGGATAATGGTGATGCTTTTAAATATGCTACTGACCAAATTGTTGAATTTGCACAGGAAAAGAAGATCGATAAAATTGTGGGACCTGAGGCACGTGGATTTATTATCGGTTGTCCTGTAGCGTACTCATTGGGAATAGGGTTTGCACCTGTTCGTAAAGAAGGAAAACTACCTCGTGATGTAGTGAAGGTTGAATACGGATTGGAGTATGGTAAGGACGTATTGACAATGCATAAAGATGCAATTAGACCTGGCGAGCGCGTTTTAATTACGGATGACTTGTTAGCAACAGGTGGAACAATTGATGCTACGATACAATTAGTCGAAAAACTAGGTGGCGTAGTAGCAGGTATTGCCTTCTTAATTGAATTATCTTACTTAAATGGTCGCGACAAACTTAACGGCTATGATGTAATTGCGTTGATGAAATTCTAA
- a CDS encoding bifunctional (p)ppGpp synthetase/guanosine-3',5'-bis(diphosphate) 3'-pyrophosphohydrolase codes for MANEQVLTAEQVIEKVAKYLNKEDVAFVQRAYEFAYNAHREQYRKSGEPYIIHPIQVAGILADLDLDPGTIAAGFLHDVVEDTNITLEDLRVHFNQEVAMLVDGVTKLGKIKYKSQEEQQAENHRKMFVAMAQDIRVILIKLADRLHNMRTLKHLPQEKQRRIANETLEIFAPLAHRLGISKIKWELEDTALRYLNPQQYYRIVNLMKKKRAEREEYIEEVIKEVRERVEEVEIKVEINGRPKHIYSIYRKMALQNKLFNEIYDLLAVRIIVNSIKDCYAVLGIIHTCWKPMPGRFKDYIAMPKPNMYQSLHTTVIGPKGDPLEVQIRTNDMHKIAEYGVAAHWAYKEGKQVDERISFENKLTWFREILEWQNDATNAEEFMESLKIDLFSDMVFVFTPKGDVIELPSGSVPIDFSYRIHTEIGNKTIGAKVNGKMVPLDYRLKTGDIVEIMTSKHSYGPSKDWIKLAQTSQAKNKIRQFFKKQHRDENVDKGKELVEKEIKQMEFDLKEVLQADNLKRVADKFNFANVEDMYAAVGYNGITALQVANRLTEKWRREREAAGVEKKLTDAVTEAKQVPGAKKRETGVKVEGIDNLLIRLSKCCNPIPGDDIVGFITKGRGVSVHRADCQNINVDDARERIIDVDWENNAKEGREYNVEIEIYGYDRRGLLNEVLQAVNETKTNINAVSGRSDRNKMATINMAIAIHNVSHLHKVVERVKQIRDIYSVRRLMG; via the coding sequence ATGGCTAATGAGCAAGTGTTGACAGCTGAACAAGTTATTGAAAAAGTTGCTAAATATTTGAATAAAGAAGATGTAGCGTTTGTTCAGCGTGCCTACGAATTTGCTTATAACGCTCATCGTGAACAATATCGAAAGTCAGGTGAACCGTATATTATTCATCCTATACAGGTTGCAGGCATCCTGGCTGATTTAGATTTAGATCCTGGAACGATTGCGGCAGGATTTTTACATGATGTGGTGGAAGATACAAACATTACATTAGAGGATCTGCGAGTACATTTTAACCAAGAAGTAGCTATGCTAGTTGATGGTGTAACAAAGCTAGGTAAAATTAAGTATAAATCTCAAGAAGAACAACAAGCAGAGAATCATAGAAAAATGTTTGTAGCAATGGCACAGGATATTCGTGTCATTCTAATCAAATTAGCTGACCGCTTACACAACATGCGGACATTAAAGCATTTACCACAAGAAAAGCAAAGACGTATCGCTAATGAAACACTTGAAATTTTTGCCCCACTAGCCCACAGACTAGGTATTTCAAAAATAAAATGGGAACTAGAAGACACCGCTCTGCGCTACTTGAATCCTCAGCAATATTACCGTATCGTGAATTTAATGAAAAAGAAACGAGCAGAACGTGAGGAATATATTGAGGAAGTTATTAAGGAAGTACGAGAACGAGTCGAAGAAGTAGAAATAAAAGTAGAAATAAACGGACGTCCTAAACATATTTATAGTATTTATCGTAAAATGGCTTTGCAAAATAAGCTCTTTAACGAAATCTATGATTTACTAGCTGTACGCATCATTGTTAATAGTATTAAGGATTGTTATGCTGTGCTAGGTATCATTCATACGTGTTGGAAGCCTATGCCGGGACGGTTTAAGGATTATATCGCTATGCCAAAACCAAACATGTATCAATCACTTCATACAACAGTGATTGGTCCAAAAGGCGATCCTCTTGAAGTGCAGATCAGAACGAATGATATGCACAAAATTGCTGAATACGGGGTCGCAGCACACTGGGCCTATAAAGAAGGTAAACAAGTAGATGAAAGAATATCGTTTGAAAATAAATTAACGTGGTTCCGTGAGATTTTAGAATGGCAAAACGATGCAACAAATGCGGAAGAATTTATGGAGTCTCTAAAAATCGACCTATTCTCTGATATGGTATTTGTGTTTACGCCTAAGGGTGATGTTATAGAGCTTCCATCCGGTTCCGTTCCTATTGATTTTTCATATAGAATTCACACTGAGATAGGCAATAAAACCATTGGAGCTAAGGTCAACGGTAAAATGGTACCTCTTGATTATCGTCTTAAAACAGGTGATATTGTTGAAATTATGACAAGTAAGCACTCCTATGGGCCGAGTAAAGATTGGATAAAACTAGCACAAACATCGCAAGCGAAAAATAAAATTAGACAATTCTTTAAAAAGCAACACCGTGATGAAAATGTTGATAAAGGAAAAGAACTTGTTGAAAAAGAAATAAAACAAATGGAGTTTGACCTTAAAGAAGTATTACAGGCAGACAATTTAAAGCGAGTTGCGGATAAGTTTAATTTTGCGAATGTAGAAGATATGTATGCGGCTGTCGGTTATAACGGAATTACAGCACTACAAGTAGCGAATCGCTTAACCGAGAAATGGCGTCGTGAACGGGAAGCCGCTGGAGTAGAGAAGAAATTAACCGATGCAGTTACGGAGGCAAAACAAGTACCAGGTGCTAAAAAGCGTGAGACTGGGGTAAAGGTTGAAGGTATTGATAATCTACTTATTCGTTTATCAAAATGCTGTAATCCGATACCTGGTGATGACATCGTAGGATTCATTACTAAAGGAAGAGGTGTCTCTGTTCATCGAGCTGATTGCCAAAACATCAATGTGGACGATGCCAGAGAACGTATTATTGATGTTGACTGGGAAAACAATGCAAAAGAAGGGCGAGAATACAACGTAGAAATAGAAATTTATGGGTACGATCGTCGAGGTCTTTTAAATGAGGTACTGCAAGCTGTCAACGAAACGAAAACAAACATAAACGCTGTCTCAGGTCGATCAGATCGAAATAAAATGGCAACCATTAACATGGCTATTGCAATTCACAATGTAAGCCATCTGCATAAAGTGGTAGAACGAGTAAAACAAATTCGTGATATTTATTCTGTTCGTCGTTTAATGGGGTAA